In one Tripterygium wilfordii isolate XIE 37 chromosome 22, ASM1340144v1, whole genome shotgun sequence genomic region, the following are encoded:
- the LOC119991088 gene encoding RNA-binding protein 39-like isoform X3, whose translation MLNGRKKEEEPVVDPERDQRTVFAYQIPLKADERDVYEFFSRAGKVRDVRLIMDRNSRRSKGVGYIEFYDAMSVPMAIALSGQPLFGHPVMVKPSEAEKNLVQSTTSTAGTSGGLTSPYSGGARRLYVGNLNTNITEDQLRQVFEPFGTVELVQLPLDETGHCKGFGFVQFARLEDARSALNLNGQVEIAGRMIKVSTVTDQPGIQDIATNAGDLDDDEGGGLSLNARSRALLMQKLDRTGTASSITGSPVTPVFNTAGITLPSTPIPAVSPLVTPIIQGVVPALTGFPGTSLQLPSVTVPSVDMIGNPSECLLLKNMFDPTAETEPDFDLDIKEDVEEECSKFGHLKHAYVDKNTAGFVYVRFDNSLSAMNAQRSLHGRWFAGKMITATFMTPQAYEAQFPESK comes from the exons ATGTTAAATGG gcggaaaaaggaagaagagccTGTGGTTGATCCTGAAAGGGATCAAAGGACAGTGTTTGCTTATCAG ATTCCTCTGAAGGCAGATGAAAGAGATGTGTATGAGTTTTTCTCAAGGGCTGGAAAG GTGCGAGACGTACGCCTTATAATGGATCGGAATTCTAGGCGTTCAAAAGGAGTTGG GTATATAGAGTTCTATGATGCAATGTCAGTCCCCATGGCAATAGCACTTTCTGGGCAACCTCTTTTTGGCCATCCAGTGATGGTAAAACCATCAGAAGCTGAAAAGAATCTTGTTCAGTCAACTACATCTACTGCCGGAACATCAGGTGGCCTTACCAGTCCCTATTCGGGCGGGGCCAGGAGACTCtatgttggaaatttgaatACCAACATAACTGAAGATCAGCTTCGGCAG gtttttgagccatttggtACTGTGGAGTTGGTGCAGTTGCCTCTCGATGAAACCGGGCATTGTAAGGGTTTTGGATTTGTTCAG TTTGCACGTCTTGAAGACGCTAGAAGTGCTCTAAATTTGAATGGACAAGTAGAGATTGCAGGTCGTATGATTAAG GTGTCAACAGTAACTGATCAACCTGGCATTCAAGACATTGCAACAAATGCTGGTGATCTCGATGACGATGAGGGTGGTGGCTTG TCGCTGAATGCACGTTCTCGAGCACTTCTCATGCAGAAGTTAGATCGCACTGGCACTGCATCAAG TATAACTGGTTCACCAGTTACCCCTGTTTTCAATACCGCTGGCATTACTCTACCCTCAACACCTATCCCTGCAGTTTCTCCCCTTGTTACTCCTATCATACAGGGTGTTGTTCCTGCTCTCACTGGATTTCCAGGCACCTCTCTCCAACTTCCTAGTGTTACGGTGCCATCCGTTGATATGATTGGCAACCCAAGTGAATGTCTCttgttgaaaaatatgtttgatcCAACTGCAGAG ACGGAACCAGATTTTGATTTGGACATCAAAGAAGATGTTGAAGAAGAATGTTCAAAATTTGGACATTTGAAGCATGCATATGTAGACAA GAACACTGCTGGTTTTGTATATGTCAGATTTGATAATTCACTATCTGCAATGAATGCACAACGTTCTCTCCATGGAAGATGGTTTGCTGGAAAGATGATTACTGCAACATTCATG ACACCCCAGGCCTACGAGGCTCAATTCCCTGAAAGCAAATAG
- the LOC119991088 gene encoding RNA-binding protein 39-like isoform X2: MGTGFHSMQKIKMRKKEEEPVVDPERDQRTVFAYQIPLKADERDVYEFFSRAGKVRDVRLIMDRNSRRSKGVGYIEFYDAMSVPMAIALSGQPLFGHPVMVKPSEAEKNLVQSTTSTAGTSGGLTSPYSGGARRLYVGNLNTNITEDQLRQVFEPFGTVELVQLPLDETGHCKGFGFVQFARLEDARSALNLNGQVEIAGRMIKVSTVTDQPGIQDIATNAGDLDDDEGGGLSLNARSRALLMQKLDRTGTASSITGSPVTPVFNTAGITLPSTPIPAVSPLVTPIIQGVVPALTGFPGTSLQLPSVTVPSVDMIGNPSECLLLKNMFDPTAETEPDFDLDIKEDVEEECSKFGHLKHAYVDKNTAGFVYVRFDNSLSAMNAQRSLHGRWFAGKMITATFMTPQAYEAQFPESK; this comes from the exons ATGGGTACAGGCTTTCACTCCATGCAGAAAATTAAGAT gcggaaaaaggaagaagagccTGTGGTTGATCCTGAAAGGGATCAAAGGACAGTGTTTGCTTATCAG ATTCCTCTGAAGGCAGATGAAAGAGATGTGTATGAGTTTTTCTCAAGGGCTGGAAAG GTGCGAGACGTACGCCTTATAATGGATCGGAATTCTAGGCGTTCAAAAGGAGTTGG GTATATAGAGTTCTATGATGCAATGTCAGTCCCCATGGCAATAGCACTTTCTGGGCAACCTCTTTTTGGCCATCCAGTGATGGTAAAACCATCAGAAGCTGAAAAGAATCTTGTTCAGTCAACTACATCTACTGCCGGAACATCAGGTGGCCTTACCAGTCCCTATTCGGGCGGGGCCAGGAGACTCtatgttggaaatttgaatACCAACATAACTGAAGATCAGCTTCGGCAG gtttttgagccatttggtACTGTGGAGTTGGTGCAGTTGCCTCTCGATGAAACCGGGCATTGTAAGGGTTTTGGATTTGTTCAG TTTGCACGTCTTGAAGACGCTAGAAGTGCTCTAAATTTGAATGGACAAGTAGAGATTGCAGGTCGTATGATTAAG GTGTCAACAGTAACTGATCAACCTGGCATTCAAGACATTGCAACAAATGCTGGTGATCTCGATGACGATGAGGGTGGTGGCTTG TCGCTGAATGCACGTTCTCGAGCACTTCTCATGCAGAAGTTAGATCGCACTGGCACTGCATCAAG TATAACTGGTTCACCAGTTACCCCTGTTTTCAATACCGCTGGCATTACTCTACCCTCAACACCTATCCCTGCAGTTTCTCCCCTTGTTACTCCTATCATACAGGGTGTTGTTCCTGCTCTCACTGGATTTCCAGGCACCTCTCTCCAACTTCCTAGTGTTACGGTGCCATCCGTTGATATGATTGGCAACCCAAGTGAATGTCTCttgttgaaaaatatgtttgatcCAACTGCAGAG ACGGAACCAGATTTTGATTTGGACATCAAAGAAGATGTTGAAGAAGAATGTTCAAAATTTGGACATTTGAAGCATGCATATGTAGACAA GAACACTGCTGGTTTTGTATATGTCAGATTTGATAATTCACTATCTGCAATGAATGCACAACGTTCTCTCCATGGAAGATGGTTTGCTGGAAAGATGATTACTGCAACATTCATG ACACCCCAGGCCTACGAGGCTCAATTCCCTGAAAGCAAATAG
- the LOC119990657 gene encoding monooxygenase 2-like has product MEAVEDVVIVGAGIAGLTTSLGLHRFGIRSLVLEASDTLRVTGFAFTTWANAWKVLDGLGIGDSLRQKHKQLDGMVVTSTTSGQPSSRLPFKSQNSEVRCVERKLLLEDLVKELPDGTVRYSSKVVSIEESGHFKLLNLVDGTIIKTKVLIGCDGVNSVVAKWLGFKKPASTGRSAIRGCAYYSGSHGFGPEFKLFIGKGFRSGFLPCNDSAMYWFFTWTPSSQDGDLEENTTKLKEFVLNKLQDLPDQVKAVIETTRTDIDDVISSPLRYRQPWELLWANISKGNVCVAGDALHSMTPDIGQGGCSALEDGFILARCLATALLKKPSGGGEEEEWKWIEMGLKSYVKQRRWRSIDLITTAYMVGRIQQSEGKLMNFLSDRVLSPILPGLLLKKSSFDVGRLNIA; this is encoded by the exons ATGGAAGCTGTTGAAGATGTAGTGATTGTAGGAGCAGGAATAGCAGGACTCACAACTTCTTTAGGCCTTCACAG GTTTGGGATCAGAAGCTTGGTTTTGGAAGCATCAGATACTCTGAGGGTCACTGGGTTTGCATTCACTACATGGGCTAATGCTTGGAAAGTGTTGGATGGACTTGGAATTGGTGATTCCCTTCGCCAAAAACATAAACAACTTGATGG GATGGTTGTAACTTCAACTACTTCAGGACAACCTTCTTCACGATTACCGTTTAAGTCACA AAACTCTGAAGTTCGTTGTGTTGAGAGGAAGTTGCTGTTGGAAGATCTTGTAAAAGAACTCCCAGATGGCACCGTTAGGTACTCATCCAAAGTGGTATCCATTGAGGAGTCAGGCCACTTCAAGCTTCTAAATCTTGTTGATGGAACCATCATTAAGACCAAG GTGTTGATTGGTTGTGATGGGGTGAACTCAGTGGTTGCAAAATGGCTAGGCTTCAAGAAACCGGCCTCTACGGGGCGGTCAGCCATCAGAGGGTGTGCATATTACAGTGGGAGTCATGGATTTGGCCCTGAGTTCAAGCTGTTCATTGGAAAAGGATTCCGATCCGGGTTCCTCCCTTGCAATGATTCAGCCATGTATTGGTTCTTCACTTGGACTCCTTCCAGCCAAG ATGGTGATCTTGAAGAAAACACAACAAAACTCAAGGAATTTGTGCTAAACAAACTTCAAGACCTACCTGATCAAGTAAAGGCTGTTATAGAAACAACTAGAACTGACATAGACGATGTCATATCATCTCCTCTCAGGTACAGGCAACCTTGGGAGCTCCTATGGGCAAATATCAGCAAAGGCAATGTCTGTGTCGCGGGCGACGCCCTCCACTCCATGACACCTGACATTGGCCAAGGAGGGTGCTCAGCCTTAGAAGATGGCTTCATTTTGGCTCGGTGCCTCGCCACAGCCTTACTGAAAAAACCTAGTGGTGGAGGAGAGGAAGAGGAGTGGAAGTGGATTGAAATGGGGTTGAAAAGCTATGTCAAACAGAGGAGATGGAGAAGCATTGATCTCATTACCACTGCTTATATGGTTGGCCGCATACAGCAAAGTGAAGGGAAGTTGATGAATTTCTTAAGTGACAGAGTTTTGAGTCCAATACTGCCTGGTTTGTTGTTGAAGAAATCTAGTTTTGATGTTGGGAGGCTCAACATAGCTTGA
- the LOC119990314 gene encoding monooxygenase 2-like: MEAVEDVVIVGAGIAGLTTSLGLHRFGIRSLVLEASDTLRVTGFALTTWANAWKVLDGLGIGDSLRQKHKQLDGMVVTSTTSGQPSSRLPFKSQTSEVRCVERKLLLEDLVKELPDGTVRYSSKVVSIEESGHFKLLHLVDGTIIKTKVLIGCDGVNSVVAKWLGFKKPASTGRSAIRGCAYYSGSHGFGPDFMLFIGKGFRSGFRPCNDSAMYWFFTWTPSSQDGDLEENTTKLKEFVLNKLQDLPDQVKAVIETTRTDIDDVIYSPLRYRQPWELLWANISKGNVCVAGDALHPMTPDIGQGGCSALEDGFILARCLATALLKKPSGGGEEEEWKWIEMGLKSYVKQRRWRSIDLITTAYMVGRIQQSEGKLMNFLSDRVLSPILPGLLLKKSSFDVGRLNIA, from the exons ATGGAAGCTGTTGAAGATGTAGTGATTGTGGGAGCAGGAATAGCAGGACTCACAACTTCTTTAGGCCTTCACAG GTTTGGGATCAGAAGCTTGGTTTTGGAAGCATCAGATACTCTGAGGGTTACTGGGTTTGCATTGACTACATGGGCTAATGCTTGGAAAGTGTTGGATGGACTTGGAATTGGTGATTCCCTTCGCCAAAAACATAAACAACTTGATGG GATGGTTGTAACTTCAACTACTTCAGGACAACCTTCTTCACGGTTACCGTTTAAGTCACA AACCTCTGAAGTTCGTTGTGTTGAGAGGAAGTTGCTGTTGGAAGATCTTGTAAAAGAACTCCCAGATGGCACCGTTAGGTACTCATCCAAAGTGGTATCCATTGAGGAGTCAGGCCACTTCAAGCTTCTACATCTTGTTGATGGAACCATCATTAAGACCAAG GTGTTGATTGGTTGTGATGGGGTGAACTCAGTGGTTGCAAAATGGCTAGGCTTCAAGAAACCGGCCTCTACGGGGCGGTCAGCCATCAGAGGGTGTGCATATTACAGTGGGAGTCATGGATTTGGCCCTGACTTCATGCTGTTCATCGGAAAAGGATTCCGATCCGGGTTCCGCCCTTGCAATGATTCAGCCATGTATTGGTTCTTCACTTGGACTCCTTCCAGCCAAG ATGGTGATCTTGAAGAAAACACAACAAAACTCAAAGAATTTGTGCTAAACAAACTTCAAGACCTACCTGATCAAGTAAAAGCTGTTATAGAAACAACTAGAACTGACATAGACGATGTCATATATTCTCCTCTCAGGTACAGGCAACCTTGGGAGCTCCTATGGGCAAATATCAGCAAAGGCAATGTCTGTGTCGCGGGCGACGCCCTCCACCCCATGACACCTGACATTGGCCAAGGAGGGTGCTCAGCCTTAGAAGATGGCTTCATTTTGGCTCGGTGCCTCGCCACAGCCTTACTGAAGAAACCTAGTGGTGGAGGAGAGGAAGAGGAGTGGAAGTGGATTGAAATGGGGTTGAAAAGCTATGTCAAACAGAGGAGATGGAGAAGCATTGATCTCATTACCACTGCTTATATGGTTGGCCGCATACAACAAAGTGAAGGGAAGTTGATGAATTTCTTAAGTGACAGAGTTTTGAGTCCAATACTGCCTGGTTTGTTGTTGAAGAAATCTAGTTTTGATGTTGGGAGGCTCAACATAGCTTGA
- the LOC119992285 gene encoding probable 26S proteasome non-ATPase regulatory subunit 3, whose translation MTNDVEMKENPVPSNPTTLTSHSTLHDLKEIAGLIETGAYSREVRRIMRAVRLTMALRRKLNSSVLFAFLSFALTPGSDAYTRISAYLPKEDEHEMEVDTATSSTQAPVKHPLPELEIYCYLVVLIFLIDQKNYSEAKACASASIARLRNINRRTVDVLSSRLYFYYSLSYELTSDLAEIRSDLLALHRIATLRQDELGQETLLNLLLRNYLHYNLYDQAEKLRSKAPRFEAHSNQQFCRYLFYLGKIRTIQLEYTDAKESLLQAARKAPVAALGFRVQCNKWAVIVRLLLGEIPERTVFMQKGMEKALRPYFELTNAVRIGDLELFKSVAERFSSTFNKDGTHNLTVRLRHNVIRTGLRNISISYSRISLADVAEKLRLDSPNPVADAECIVAKAIRDGAVDAILNHTDGWMVSKETGDIYSTNEPQMAFNSRIAFCLNMHNEAVRALRFPPNSHKEKESAENRRERQQQEQELAKHIAEEDDDEF comes from the exons ATGACTAACGATGTGGAGATGAAAGAGAATCCGGTTCCCTCCAATCCCACCACCCTCACCTCCCATTCGACTCTCCACG ATTTGAAGGAGATTGCGGGGTTGATAGAGACAGGAGCTTACAGTCGGGAGGTGCGGAGGATTATGCGGGCGGTGAGGCTGACCATGGCGCTTAGACGGAAGCTGAATTCCTCGGTGCTCTTTGCTTTCCTCAGCTTTGCTCTCACACCTGGATCCGATGCATATACTCGAATATCCGCATACCTGCCGAAG GAAGATGAGCATGAAATGGAGGTTGATACTGCAACATCATCTACTCAAGCTCCTGTGAAGCACCCTCTGCCTGAGCTTGAGATATACTGTTATCTGGTGGTGCTCATATTCCTTATTGATCAAAAGAATTACAGTGAG GCTAAAGCTTGTGCTTCTGCAAGCATTGCGCGGTTGAGGAACATTAATAGGAGAACTGTTGATGTGCTGTCATCTAGGCTCTACTTCTACTATTCTCTTAGCTATGAACTCACCAGTGATCTTGCTGAAATTAGAAG TGACCTTCTTGCGCTTCATCGGATTGCAACATTGCGCCAGGATGAGCTGGGACAG GAAACACTTCTCAACCTGCTACTCCGCAATTACCTCCATTATAATTTATACGACCAAGCGGAGAAGTTGAGGTCAAAGGCCCCTCGCTTTGAAGCTCACTCAAATCAGCAG TTTTGTCGCTATCTCTTTTACTTGGGAAAGATAAGGACAATACAGTTGGAGTACACAGATGCTAAAGAGTCTCTCCTTCAAGCAGCTCGGAAAGCCCCTGTTGCAGCTCTTGGTTTTAGAGTTCAATGCAACAAGTGGGCAGTCATTGTCAGGTTACTGCTGGGAGAAATCCCTGAGAGGACCGTTTTTATGCAGAAAGGCATGGAGAAGGCTTTAAGGCCTTACTTTGAGCTGACAAAT GCTGTGCGAATTGGAGATTTGGAGCTCTTCAAATCTGTTGCAGAGAGGTTCTCAAGTACTTTCAATAAAGATGGAACCCATAATTTGACTGTTAGGCTACGCCATAATGTCATAAGGACAGGGCTTCGGAACATCAGCATCTCTTATTCTCGTATTTCGTTGGCTGATGTTGCCGAGAAATTGAGATTGGATTCTCCAAATCCTGTTGCAGATGCTGAGTGCATTGTAGCCAAGGCAATCAGAGATGGAGCTGTTGATGCTATCCTGAATCATACTGATGGGTGGATGGTATCGAAGGAAACTGGGGATATCTACTCAACTAATGAGCCACAAATGGCATTTAACTCGAGGATAGCTTTCTGCCTCAACATGCATAATGAGGCTGTACGTGCGCTCAGGTTTCCACCAAACTCTCACAAGGAGAAAGAAAGTGCGGAAAATAGGAGGGAGAGACAACAGCAGGAGCAAGAGCTAGCGAAACACATAGCcgaggaggatgatgatgaattttGA
- the LOC119991834 gene encoding trafficking protein particle complex subunit 2-like protein isoform X2 codes for MQSFTEADDALKLQHIVHCSLDVIDERVNNPRKSGPMLNETFLGLLYPTENYKVYGYLTNTKVKFILVTTDLDVRDADMRNFFRRFHAAYVDAVSNPFHVPGKKITSRTFAERVSNIVKSFGFSSG; via the exons ATGCAGAGCTTCACGGAGGCAGATGATGCGCTGAAGCTCCAGCATATCGTGCACTGCTCCCTCGATGTCATTGACGAACGAG TGAACAATCCAAGGAAATCTGGACCAATGTTGAATGAGACATTTCTGGGTTTGCTTTATCCAACAGAAAATTATAAAGT GTATGGTTATTTAACCAACACAAAGGTTAAATTCATATTGGTGACAACTGATTTGGATGTTAGAGATGCTGATATGAGAAAT TTTTTCAGGAGGTTCCATGCTGCATATGTTGATGCAGTTTCGAACCCATTTCACGTGCCGGGTAAAAAGATCACCTCTAGAACTTTTGCAGAAAGGGTGAGCAACATTGTCAAGTCATTTGGATTTAGTTCGGGGTGA
- the LOC119991834 gene encoding trafficking protein particle complex subunit 2-like protein isoform X1, protein MIVCVAVVGHQNNPLYMQSFTEADDALKLQHIVHCSLDVIDERVNNPRKSGPMLNETFLGLLYPTENYKVYGYLTNTKVKFILVTTDLDVRDADMRNFFRRFHAAYVDAVSNPFHVPGKKITSRTFAERVSNIVKSFGFSSG, encoded by the exons ATGATCGTGTGCGTCGCCGTCGTCGGCCACCAG AACAATCCGTTGTACATGCAGAGCTTCACGGAGGCAGATGATGCGCTGAAGCTCCAGCATATCGTGCACTGCTCCCTCGATGTCATTGACGAACGAG TGAACAATCCAAGGAAATCTGGACCAATGTTGAATGAGACATTTCTGGGTTTGCTTTATCCAACAGAAAATTATAAAGT GTATGGTTATTTAACCAACACAAAGGTTAAATTCATATTGGTGACAACTGATTTGGATGTTAGAGATGCTGATATGAGAAAT TTTTTCAGGAGGTTCCATGCTGCATATGTTGATGCAGTTTCGAACCCATTTCACGTGCCGGGTAAAAAGATCACCTCTAGAACTTTTGCAGAAAGGGTGAGCAACATTGTCAAGTCATTTGGATTTAGTTCGGGGTGA
- the LOC119991287 gene encoding probable ubiquitin-conjugating enzyme E2 23 produces the protein MGGEQNDSVSDFHVPMKNEDNKGDFNQDESTVIPLVTDPLANSKNNECKPNDLHNSPSIYRQDVVRHKNTGVIGIVSKVAGESDSDSSITGDKDDDKDNDEVKEGDVDGHTNTDRGGDSTRGGDNDDNGSLLTDHVRVIWMGGTEPIQDIHNITLIDRAFVHGDYVASASDPSGQIGVVVDVNIFADLLAPNGSIMKNVSTRNLRRVSDYAVDDYVIRGPWLGRVNDVLDNVTVLFDDGSQCKVTKAEPTFLTPVSKTNFEDDGHFPYYPGQRVRGNSSSVFKNSRWLSGSWKANRLEGTVTKVTAASVFINWKASAAYGPDSSTTPAEEQSPKNLRLLSCLTHANWQVGDRCLLPQASSSTIDKNFSKLGIQDSVKSELDSSQPESGCDSEGTAADELGEKDEFMDLDPVVAAYVSYDNTENSISPESCSCTSPLSVPKEPTHETCRHRRKKIRSVVIWRDKKARKNEEIFEKAFLLVNTRTEVDVAWQDGVVEPQRDSTTLIPIDSPGDHEFVAEQYVVEKASDDAGEARRVGVVKVVDAKEKTACVRWLKPVARAEDPREFDKEEIVSVYELEGYPDYDYRYGDVVVRLSPVTVPRQTVSTVESEEQNTPNEVQQDGEVTLGCKKTENTSESCMDFSDLTWLGIITGLTKGDIEVTWADGTISMVGPQAICVVGRDDDDDDDDESVAAWIEVSDDALGWETVNDDEINALENIGEEFGIGNPSDMNPEVDESIENNSGRSVPFSLPVTSAIGFVTKVTRMAFRIFSRGQRNVDDELINISSFDELSSQDSFKRFDIAKDLLDHHFIGSNGQVSNSRNWVKMVQKDWRILQNNLPDGIYVRVYEDRMDLIRAVIVGACGTPYQDGLFFFDFQLPSEYPDVPPSAYYQSGGLRINPNLYEEGKVCLSLLNTWTGKGNEVWDPTSSSILQVLVSLQGLVLNARPYFNEAGYDRQIGTAEGEKNSLSYNENTFLLNCKTMMYLMRKTPKDFEELVKDHFGRRGYFILKACDAYMKGHLIGSLAKDASICNEDHANSTSAGFKLGLKRIVPKLYLALTEAGAECNDFAHLQQS, from the exons ATGGGAGGTGAGCAGAATGACAGTGTTTCTGATTTTCATGTGCCAATGAAGAATGAGGATAATAAGGGTGACTTCAACCAGGATGAATCAACAGTGATTCCGTTGGTTACAGATCCGCTTGCGAATAGTAAAAACAATGAATGTAAACCAAATGATCTTCACAATAGTCCATCAATTTATAGGCAAGATGTTGTGAGACATAAAAACACTGGTGTAATTGGGATTGTGAGTAAAGTTGCTGGTGAATCAGACTCAGATAGCAGTATCACAGGTGATAAAGATGATGACAAGGATAATGATGAAGTCAAGGAAGGTGATGTTGATGGCCATACCAACACTGATAGGGGTGGTGATAGTACTAGAGGTGGGGATAATGATGACAATGGTTCTCTTCTGACTGATCATGTTCGAGTGATTTGGATGGGTGGCACTGAGCCAATCCAAGATATTCATAATATAACTCTCATCGATAGGGCATTCGTGCATGGTGATTATGTTGCATCTGCCTCAGACCCTAGTGGGCAAATTGGTGTTGTGGTGGATGTCAATATTTTTGCTGATTTGTTAGCTCCAAATGGATCCATTATGAAGAATGTATCAACCAGAAACTTGAGGCGTGTGAGCGATTATGCTGTCGATGATTATGTGATCCGCGGCCCATGGCTGGGTAGAGTTAATGATGTTTTGGATAACGTGACTGTCTTATTTGATGATGGTTCTCAGTGTAAAGTGACAAAGGCAGAGCCTACGTTCCTCACACCAGTTTCCAAGACTAACTTTGAAGATGATGGGCATTTTCCTTATTATCCTGGTCAGCGGGTTCGGGGAAACTCTTCATCTGTTTTTAAGAATTCTAGGTGGCTATCTGGCTCATGGAAAGCTAATCGATTAGAAGGTACTGTTACTAAAGTTACTGCTGCATCAGTGTTCATTAACTGGAAAGCATCTGCTGCGTATGGGCCTGATTCTTCTACAACCCCAGCTGAAGAGCAGAGTCCAAAGAACTTAAGGTTGTTGTCCTGTTTAACGCATGCAAATTGGCAAGTAGGTGATCGGTGCCTTCTTCCACAAGCATCCTCCTCTACCATAGACAAGAATTTTTCAAAGTTAGGTATACAGGATTCAGTTAAAAGTGAATTAGATTCTAGTCAACCAGAAAGTGGATGTGATTCAGAAGGAACTGCTGCAGATGAATTGGGTGAGAAGGATGAATTTATGGATCTTGATCCAGTGGTTGCAGCTTATGTGAGTTATGATAATACTGAAAATAGTATATCACCTGAATCTTGCTCTTGCACTAGTCCATTGTCAGTCCCAAAGGAACCTACCCATGAAACTTGTCGTCATCGTCGCAAAAAGATACGTAGTGTAGTTATATGGAGAGACAAGAAGGCTCGAAAGAACGAGGAAATCTTTGAAAAAGCCTTCTTACTTGTCAATACTAGAACAGAAGTTGATGTGGCATGGCAGGACGGAGTGGTAGAGCCTCAGAGGGATTCAACGACATTGATTCCAATTGATAGTCCAGGTGACCACGAATTTGTTGCTGAGCAGTATGTTGTTGAGAAGGCTTCTGATGATGCTGGTGAAGCTAGACGTGTTGGGGTTGTAAAAGTTGTTGATGCAAAGGAAAAGACAGCTTGTGTGAGGTGGTTAAAGCCAGTTGCTAGGGCAGAAGACCCACGAGAGTTTGATAAGGAGGAGATAGTAAGTGTGTATGAGCTAGAGGGGTATCCTGATTATGATTACCGTTACGGAGATGTAGTTGTTAGACTGTCCCCAGTTACTGTTCCACGTCAAACAGTCTCTACTGTGGAATCAGAGGAGCAAAATACACCAAATGAAGTCCAGCAGGATGGTGAAGTGACCTTGGGATGTAAGAAAACTGAGAACACATCTGAGTCTTGTATGGACTTCTCAGATCTCACTTGGCTGGGTATTATAACTGGCCTTACAAAAGGAGATATTGAAGTTACATGGGCTGATGGCACGATTTCAATG GTGGGACCTCAGGCGATTTGTGTTGTTGgtagagatgatgatgatgatgatgatgatgagtcaGTTGCAGCTTGGATTGAAGTAAGCGATGATGCTCTAGGTTGGGAAACTGTTAATGATGATGAGATAAATGCTCTTGAAAATATTGGAGAG GAATTTGGTATAGGGAATCCCTCTGACATGAATCCTGAGGTAGACGAGAGCATTGAGAATAATTCAGGAAGGAGTGTGCCATTTTCTCTTCCTGTCACTTCTGCAATTGGATTCGTCACTAAAGTAACCAGAATGGCCTTTCGCATCTTTTCACGGGGTCAGAGAAATGTAGATGATGAACTGATCAATATTTCCTCATTTGATGAGTTGAGCTCTCAGGACTCTTTTAAACGCTTTGACATAGCTAAAGATCTTTTGGATCATCATTTTATTGGGTCAAATGGACAG GTTAGTAACAGCAGGAATTGGGTGAAGATGGTTCAAAAAGATTGGAGAATCCTTCAGAACAACTTGCCTG ATGGAATCTATGTACGAGTTTATGAAGATCGAATGGATCTCATAAGGGCAGTAATAGTTGGGGCATGTGGGACACCTTACCAAGATGGGCTTTTCTTCTTTGATTTCCAACTCCCATCTGAGTATCCCGATGTTCCCCCG TCAGCATACTATCAGTCTGGTGGTTTGCGGATAAATCCAAATCTATATGAGGAAGGCAAGGTCTGCCTTAGCCTCTTGAATACCTGGACTGGCAAAGGAAATGAAGTCTGGGATCCAACTTCTTCTAGCATCCTTCAAGTCTTAGTTTCACTTCAGGGATTGGTACTGAATGCAAGGCCATATTTCAATGAAGCTGGATATGATAGGCAAATTGGGACAGctgaaggagaaaaaaattcaTTGTCGTACAATGAGAATACTTTCCTGCTAAACTGCAAGACAATGATGTATTTGATGCGGAAGACCCCTAAG